cacacacatacacacacacgtcctcatatacgcacacacatacacacacacgtcctagTGGTAGTTTACAGTCATTTGAGGATCAGGTTTTTAACTGGTTGTATGCAAGCTGCTGGTGGGGTTTCCGTTTCTTCTCCTCTAAGCACCACCAGCTGTGtgtgaaatgctttaaaagTGCAGGTGCTCCAGCCGGACCGGGAACACGTCTGGTTATCTGGTTAGTAACGGTAGAAAACTGGTAAACCCGCTGACTGGCGTCACGATGATGGTATCCAGCTCAGTCACTCTGCCAATCTCACTACCGCCAAAATGGTGCCAGTGCACAACACTACAACAATGCAAGGCCCGTGCCaaaatccccacacacacacacacacacacacacacacacacacagtatctgTGTCTGAGAAAGCAGACTGTCCCCACTGGGACTCCTGTTACTCCAGCTGTCCAGGTCAGCTGTTAACCAGCAGTGGTCCacgagtgggcgtggccataaATGTTACAGGGGAGGGCGTGGCCATTTCTGTTACAGCAGTGCAGGGGACAGTGTGGCGCATTTTTGGATGGGCTGCTTTCGTATCTCATGGCTTATGGAGACTCACCAAGTttgtaaaatgtgcaaatgtgtggaGTTGAGTTTGTAAAATGTTGCTGTTTCTTCTGTGGTGTATTATTTTTATCTTTAATGAACAATTCTATGCTTAAATGGCCATTTGCCTTGTAATGTTGTGCTTTACTGTTTGTTCGATACAGTAACTTATCAGTACTGTGGTGTTTACATGATGATCATATCATAAAGATTTCATATGGATGCCTAATGCCATTCAAAGACGGACTAATCGCCATCGTTTTAAAATGTAAGATATAAGCAAGAAtagctcggtgtgtgtgtgtgtgtgtgtgtgtgtggggagtgagtgagtgagtgtgagtgtgcgtgcatTTTATGTTCCAAGTTGTAGTGTGTAGTATGATTTTGTTTCTTCACACTACTACACTTACATGCATTGTgtgatttaaataataaaaataatagatcTATAAATTTCATTAAACTATATTTTTCTACATATCTGAGTTTTACCTAAGTGATGAGTCGTCTCGTAACAATAAGAGAAGCAGGGTCACGTGACCCAGGAGTTTCATACACTAATGCTGTGTCAGGATTTTTATGAGATATAATCCAGGCTCTGTGGCTGGTTCCTACGGTCATGCTCACTTTGACTTTTAATTTTGCTTCCCTGTTGCCGTAGTAACTAAAAGTATGGGACTATGGTAACCTGTAACCGTGACAACTGTGGCTGCGGTGTTGCACAGACACCCAGAGGCGGAGTTGGGCAGTGTTCTCGCTAGCGATGGACGCTGGGCGCTGATTGGCCGGCGATGGGTCCATTTCTCCTCTGCACCATCAGACGTCCATCTAGTGTCCAGTGCTGGGAATGCTGGCAGcttctgctctgctgtgtttgtgctgtAGAAGCGTCTGCATGTGCAGACCAGACTCATGTGTTCTGTACTGTAATATTACTGTTTTACTCTCTAAACATCTAGTGAGAAATGTCTGCATATTAACTAACGAAATAACGGGAATTAAACATGAGAACAGAACCCCCCCTGCGCGTGCGTCtcattttgttcaaataatctcctcctccttcagcgTTCATATCCCAGATACAGGAGAACCATCCAGCACGACCGCGGTTCCCTCCCATCTGTGGTCCTTTTGGTTCTTTTCTCAACTTCTTCTGGATTGTTCTTTGTGGTGAACTTGTCTGGTGTTGTGATGAACCGGCAGCGGTGGAGAGAAGCCTCAGGCCAGATGACCATCAACCACTGTGAGCTTCCCAGGAATCTCCACAGACTTGTGTTTGAAGATCCACGTTGTTGTTCTAGAGCCTCCTGGAGGGTCTGGCTGTGTTGAAATGTCCAACCTTTCTTGTTCCCTCTTGGTTTTGTGTGATTCTGCGGCCCAAGTCAACCTAGAACtgtggaagcggccccataataagaaggttgccggttcgaatcccgacccgccaaggtgccactgaggtccccttgatgaaggtcccgtccccacacgctgctccccgggcgcctgtcattgtgccccctgtcaccaagggtggtggttaaacacagaggactgGAGTGTGAGGATTGCAGCAggaatgaccatcacttcactttcacaccctTCATCTTCTCGTTGGTAAAATACTCTTCCGGGTCGGGGACCTTCGTCCCCTCTGGAATTTCTTCAGTTCTTGACCCTCAACCTGCATGTTCAGTTCAacttcaaatgtatttataaagtccttaaaaaaacatacagaagaaaaaagagacgtgaataaagcaataaaataataataaccgtaatatagggtggtagcgggtaacacactcgcctatgaaccagaagacccaggttcaaaccccacttactaccatcgtgtccctgagcaggacacttaaccctgagtgtctccagggggggactgtccctgtcactactgattgtaagtcgctctggataagggcgtctggtaaatgccgtaaatgtaataaaaccgTAAAACCAACATCTCAGACAGGTTTGAAAGCCAGAGAGAAAGCAGGAAGGGATTCGGGTGTCCTGATGTTCAAGGGCGTCGCGTTCCAAAGTCGTTTCCTCCGTTCTCTTGGGGACATCTAACAATGAAAGTTCTGCTGACCTGAGAGCAGGTGGAGGAGCGTACGACTGAAGTGGATCGGACAGGTGCTGCAGGTCAAGGCCACGAAGACACCGAACCGGTTAAAAGCTGCGTTTTGGACCAACTGAAGGAGATGAGGTGGCCTCTGGTGCGGTAGTCCAGACGCGTGGATTAAAAAGTGTCTCGACTCTGGACCACTGGCTTGGCCTGGCGCCGCAGAACGCTGCAGATCAGGTTTGGGGCTGTCAACACGCTCCACGCCTGCTGAATGCCTGTGGTCACGGGCGTGGCAGACTCACGCTTACACAGCACGTTTCACAACGCAGGCGCCTTTATTCAGCAGCACAGGCACTAAATAAATATCAAGAACCACCGTAATAAATAAGTCAAGCACATAAATAACAGCCGCTCGTTGTTCTCGTCTCGACGTCACAATGGCTGGATGACGAAGGTCAGGATTGTTCAGGAAGCAGGTGAAAGGTCAGCGCTGCACCACGATGGCGTCGCTCTTCTGCAGGTTCTCCTTCTCGCTGCTGGAGCCCAGGAAGGCCGACTGGAAGCGGCGCTGGGTCTTGTAGCTGAAACGAGGAGAGGAGATGGTGTTCGTGGACAGATCAGTGAACAGTGCTGATCTTCTGGCCACTGCGTGACGTGTGAAGATCTAGCGGAGGACCAGTCGGTGATGTTTACAGGTATTCAGTTTACTAATCCTGacggagaatgtgtgtgtttgttatgaCCTTGTGAATCACATGATCTTCTCTGATCAGGGGGATGGATGTGGTATAAAAAGGGGCTGAACTCACTGTACGCAGATCGTGAGCAGGAGGGCGGAGCAGCTGATGACTGACAGGACCACGGCGACGACAAGTAAGGCTATGTGGGTGGAGTCAGCATCTGTGAGATGCTCCTCCTTCTGCTCGGTCTTCATCAGCTGAACGGCGCAGCGCTTCCCCTCATAGCCTCTCTGACAGCTGccaatcaaaaacacacaccaatcaACAGACAAGCAGTGGTGGTCAAGCGggaaagggttgtgggttcaaagcTCGACTGGGGTCCCCTcaatgaaggtcccgtccccacacactgctccccgggcgcctgtcaagggtGGCGGTTAAATGCACTTTCACACCAACTCACACACAGGATGGCTCAGGAAGATCTGGGATGAACTGGCAGTGGCCATGGACACAGTAGTCCTTGTAGGTGGTGGTGCAGAGGTCCTCCTCCGCCGtggtgtgggagtgtgtgtggtgcctctgggtgggagtgtgtgtggtgttcaggcccttcttgttcttctttctgtctctttctctcctccggacctttcctcctcctcctcctcctcctcctcctcctcctgagcGGGGCAGGTGCTGAACTGGAATCAAatctgtcatttcagctgcagaGTCAGAAGAATCGTGTCTGCTGAACGTTGGTCTGCAGGTCTGTACCtaatgtgacctctgctgccGCCTGCCGTCTCTCCGCCTCCTCGTATTCACTGGAGATCTGCAGGTCACCTGACACACCGGTGGGCGGGTCATGTGTGCTGAAACAACCCGCACTGCaaactgctgcacacacacacacacacacacatcatccacAATATTTACacccaaaccaaactacaccacgtccatcacacactccaaaccaaactacaccgcgtccatcacacaaaccaaactacaccacgtccatcacacactccaaaccaaactacaccgcgtccatcacacaaaccaaactacaccacgtccatAACACACTCCAAACTACACCGCGTCCATAACACACTCCAAACTACACCGCGTccatcacacaaaccaaactacaccgcgtccatcacacactccaaaccaaactacaccacgtccatcacacaaaccaaactacaccacgtccatcacacactccaaaccaaactacaccacgtccatcacacactccaaaccaaactacaccgcgtccataacacactccaaaccaaactacaccgcgtccataacacactccaaaccaaactacaccacgtccatcacacactccaaaccaaactacacctcGTCCATAACACAAACCAAACTATACCAcgtccatcacacactccaaaccaaactacaccgcgtccatcacacactccaaaccaaactacacctcGTCCAtaacacactccaaaccaaactacacctcGTCCAtaacacaaaccaaactacaccacgttcatcacacactccaaaccaaactacaccacgtccatcacacactccaaaccaaactacacctcgtccatcacacaaaccaaactacaccgcgtccataacacactccaaaccaaactacaccacgtccatcacacactccaaaccaaactacacctcGTCCAtaacacactccaaaccaaactactccacatccataacacaaaccaaactacaccacgttcatcacacactccaaaccaaactacaccacgtccatcacacactccaaaccaaactacacctcGTCCAtaacacactccaaaccaaactacaccacgtccatcacacactccaaaccaaactacaccacgtccataacacactccaaaccaaactacaccgcgtccatcacacaaaccaaactacaccacgtccatcacacactccaaaccaaactacaccgcgtccatcacacaaaccaaactacaccgcgtccatcacacaaaccaaactacaccgcgtccatcacacaaaccaaactacaccgcgtccatcacacaaaccaaactacaccacgtccatcacacactccaaaccaaactacaccgtgtccatcacacaaaccaaactacaccgcgtccatcacacactccaaaccaaactacaccacgtccatcacacactccaaaccaaactacaccacgtccatcacacactccaaaccaaactacaccacgtccatcacacaaaccaaactacaccacgtccatcacacactccaaaccaaactacaccacgtccatcacacactccaaaccaaactacaccgcgtccataacacactccaaaccaaactacaccgcgtccataacacaaaccaaactacaccacgtccatcacacactccaaaccaaactacacctcGTCCATAACACAAACCAAACTATACCAcgtccatcacacactccaaaccaaactacaccgcgtccatcacacactccaaaccaaactacacctcGTCCAtaacacactccaaaccaaactacacctcgtccatcacacaaaccaaactacaccgcgtccataacacactccaaaccaaactacaccacgtccatcacacactccaaaccaaactacacctcATCCAtaacacactccaaaccaaactactccacatccataacacaaaccaaactacaccacgttcatcacacactccaaaccaaactacaccacgtccatcacacactccaaaccaaactacacctcGTCCAtaacacactccaaaccaaactacaccacgtccatcacacactccaaaccaaactacaccacgtccataacacactccaaaccaaactacaccacgtccatcacacactccaaaccaaactacacctcGTCCAtaacacaaaccaaactacaccacgttcatcacacactccaaac
Above is a window of Denticeps clupeoides unplaced genomic scaffold, fDenClu1.1, whole genome shotgun sequence DNA encoding:
- the LOC114783344 gene encoding amphiregulin-like isoform X1, whose protein sequence is MNTLLISCLLCLAVCSAGCFSTHDPPTGVSGDLQISSEYEEAERRQAAAEVTLVQHLPRSGGGGGGGGGGGKVRRRERDRKKNKKGLNTTHTPTQRHHTHSHTTAEEDLCTTTYKDYCVHGHCQFIPDLPEPSCVCQRGYEGKRCAVQLMKTEQKEEHLTDADSTHIALLVVAVVLSVISCSALLLTICVHYKTQRRFQSAFLGSSSEKENLQKSDAIVVQR
- the LOC114783344 gene encoding proheparin-binding EGF-like growth factor isoform X2, which gives rise to MNTLLISCLLCLVCSAGCFSTHDPPTGVSGDLQISSEYEEAERRQAAAEVTLVQHLPRSGGGGGGGGGGGKVRRRERDRKKNKKGLNTTHTPTQRHHTHSHTTAEEDLCTTTYKDYCVHGHCQFIPDLPEPSCVCQRGYEGKRCAVQLMKTEQKEEHLTDADSTHIALLVVAVVLSVISCSALLLTICVHYKTQRRFQSAFLGSSSEKENLQKSDAIVVQR